A stretch of the Vanacampus margaritifer isolate UIUO_Vmar chromosome 6, RoL_Vmar_1.0, whole genome shotgun sequence genome encodes the following:
- the LOC144053442 gene encoding protein tyrosine phosphatase domain-containing protein 1 isoform X2, translating into MQTHVPVPRPAYSQARENLVKAIPPKLLCLLACGGVDCRYEGPECWKANQQVIRGIFSSWVTDDIIAMARPSKSLIDKLNIRSIINMQMPGEHAYCGPPLDPKSGFTYSPQTFMENDIYFYNFGMPDFCASSLVNIIDGVKVLAFAVGEGRVAVHCHAGLGRTGVLIACYLIYTLRISPSEAVHYVRIKRPRSIQTRAQISQVFDFARLLNTQLVQYPDLNLRHGSPVTLQHYLNRQALLLHGQEGRTLRYIPKVVYLLCVRLSCLSMGLSAAPEVNAELEKRSALRILTRVVRETLVSKQFLPLLREHHNLARVSSSSVSSWDEQLGFLERKRKDSLLDKRSYSDSDLSKMADLEMSPWCEWDAIGPKLRPRTSKTAPLSPHLITNNHSHACVMQPSNNPARKLKCTVKKAQSKYSSNLELCRSARNVRPTAVARAIAKAMADQGPPEESILQRSSLLQEELNSSECGWALLVTETDPQVLTCLLWTWLEKLKEPVLGAEDVVRLSCVGCNRKPLGVLMKSQRHTIYCLLSCVNTVTSLCPHREDAVLQRLIRALTKRSQEDMGSLASLINLMRAHLRETFPKNSYIRRACSWGATL; encoded by the exons ATGCAGACCCATGTTCCAGTTCCACGACCCGCTTACTCCCAAGCCCGGGAGAACCTGGTAAAGGCAATACCGCCCAAACTGCTTTGTCTGCTGGCCTGTGGTGGAGTGGACTGCCGTTATGAAGGACCAGAGTGCTGGAAAGCAAACCAGCAGGTTATACGTGGCATTTTTTCATCATG GGTgactgatgacatcatcgccATGGCACGACCGTCCAAAAGCTTGATTGACAA ATTAAACATCAGATCCATCATAAACATGCAAATGCCAGGCGAGCACGCTTACTGTGGACCCCCACTAGACCCTAAAAGTGGCTTCACGTACTCGCCGCAGACCTTCATGGAGAATGACA tttacTTTTACAACTTTGGGATGCCAGACTTCTGCGCGTCTTCCCTGGTCAACATAATAGACGGGGTAAAGGTGCTGGCCTTTGCAGTGGGGGAAGGCAGGGTTGCTGTGCACTGCCATGCAGGCCTCGGCAGAACAG GCGTCCTGATAGCCTGCTACTTAATCTACACTTTGCGCATCAGTCCCAGCGAGGCCGTCCATTACGTGCGTATCAAGAGGCCGCGCTCCATCCAAACTCGAGCGCAGATCAGCCAGGTGTTCGACTTTGCTCGGCTACTCAATACGCAGCTGGTTCAGTACCCAGACCTCAACCTGCGACACGGATCCCCCGTCACCCTGCAGCATTACCTCAACCGCCAGGCGCTCTTGTTGCACGGCCAAGAGGGCCGCACGCTCAGATACATACCCAAG GTGGTGTACCTCTTGTGTGTGCGCCTCTCCTGCTTGTCGATGGGACTATCTGCAGCTCCGGAGGTAAACGCAGAACTGGAGAAGAGGTCTGCCCTGAGGATCCTGACCAGAGTGGTGAGGGAGACCCTGGTGTCCAAACAGTTCCTGCCCTTGCTGAGGGAACATCACAACCTCGCACGGGTGAGCTCGAGCTCCGTGTCCTCCTGGGATGAGCAGCTGGGATTCttggagaggaagaggaaggactCGCTTCTGGACAAGCGCAGCTACAGTGACTCTGACCTCTCCAAGATGGCG GATCTAGAGATGAGTCCCTGGTGTGAATGGGATGCGATAGGACCCAAACTGAGACCACGGACCTCCAAGACTGCCCCACTTTCACCACACCTGATCACCAATAACCACTCTCATGCATGCGTTATGCAGCCAAGCAACAACCCTGCTAGGAAGTTAAAGTGTACGGTCAAAAAGGCTCAATCCAAGTACAGTTCCAACCTTGAG TTGTGTAGGAGCGCACGCAATGTGCGCCCGACCGCAGTGGCTCGCGCAATTGCCAAGGCAATGGCGGACCAAGGTCCACCGGAAGAATCCATCCTACAGCGATCGTCTCTTCTACAG GAGGAGCTGAACAGCAGTGAATGTGGCTGGGCTCTTTTGGTGACTGAGACGGATCCTCAGGTTCTCACGTGTCTGCTGTGGACCTGGCTGGAGAAGTTAAAA GAGCCTGTTCTTGGTGCTGAGGATGTAGTAAGGTTGAGTTGTGTGGGATGTAACAGGAAGCCTCTCGGTGTGCTCATGAAG TCACAGAGGCACACCATCTATTGTCTGTTGAGCTGTGTCAACACGGTGACCAGCCTGTGTCCACACAGAGAAGATGCCGTGCTGCAGCGACTGATACGAGCACTGACAAAG cGGTCTCAAGAGGACATGGGAAGCCTTGCAAGTTTAATCAATCTCATGCGGGCCCATTTGAGGGAGACTTTTCCCAAGAACAGCTACATCCGGAGGGCCTGCAGCTGGGGTGCTACACTTTGA
- the LOC144053444 gene encoding ciliary microtubule associated protein 1A-like: MPDEVPWVGPWRPHRPRGPIAALYSSPGPKYALPSLTGSSLHDPTKYKAPSYSFRDKHYDTSTEASPGPKHLIPSNITKTGRDGTPAFSFGSRPKDLARFQVPAPNQYHLESSDKVAYHSSPSYTLSGRGKQVIQSNQTTPGPASNSLPPVFGPKTVNIRAAPAHSLYGRGKNGSFMEDHTKSPGPAAYQAVDPQIYLNKSPQYSMPGRKFIPEGATRTPAPGVYRPEKVTTTHSKAPAYTFGLRHSQYTVCPIMDADRYQQSLSFL, from the exons ATGCCTGATGAAGTGCCTTGGGTTGGACCATGGAGGCCCCATAGACCACGAGGGCCCATAGCTGCTCTCTATAGCAGCCCAGGGCCAAAGTATGCACTACCTTCATTGACag GATCTTCGTTACATGATCCGACAAAATACAAAGCACCCAGTTACAGCTTTCGGGACAAACACTATGATACAAGCACAGAAGCCTCACCCGGACCTAAACACCTCATCCCCTCCAACATCACCAAAACTGGCCGTGATGGGACGCCAGCGTTTTCATTCGGCAGCCGTCCCAAAGATCTGGCGCGCTTTCAAGTCCCTGCACCCA acCAGTACCACCTTGAAAGTTCAGACAAGGTCGCTTATCACTCTTCTCCATCATATACGTTGTCCGGGAGGGGAAAGCAAGTTATACAGAGCAACCAGACTACACCTG GTCCAGCATCCAACAGTCTACCTCCTGTGTTCGGACCCAAAACTGTCAATATACGCGCAGCACCCGCACATTCACTCTACGGTCGTGGTAAAAATGGCAGCTTCATGGAAGACCACACAAAG TCTCCAGGCCCTGCAGCCTATCAAGCTGTGGATCCCCAAATTTACCTAAACAAATCCCCTCAGTACAGCATGCCAGGTCGCAAGTTCATCCCTGAAGGCGCTACGAGGACGCCAGCTCCTGGAGTCTATCGTCCTGAGAAG GTCACCACCACACATTCCAAAGCGCCAGCCTACACCTTTGGACTACGTCACTCGCAATACACCGTATGCCCCATCATGGATGCAGATAGATACCAACAGTCACTCTCCTTCCTTTGA
- the LOC144053445 gene encoding ADP-ribosylation factor 4-like, giving the protein MGLTISNLFTRLFGKTQMRILMVGLDAAGKTTILYKLKLGEIVTTIPTIGFNVETVEYKNITFTVWDVGGQDKIRPLWRHYFQNTQGLIFVVDSNDRERVVEASNELSKMLGEQELQDTVLLVFANKQDLPNALPVAELTERLSLNGLRNKKWHIQAACATQGSGLYEGLDWLSAELTK; this is encoded by the exons ATGGGGCTGACCATATCTAATCTCTTCACTCGACTTTTTGGCAAAACGCAAATGAGAATTTTAATGG TTGGTCTGGACGCTGCTGGAAAAACTACAATCCTGTACAAGCTGAAGCTTGGTGAAATTGTAACTACCATCCCAACTATAG GTTTCAACGTGGAGACGGTGGAATACAAGAACATCACTTTCACAGTGTGGGATGTGGGTGGCCAGGACAAGATCAGACCCCTTTGGCGACATTACTTCCAGAACACACAG GGCCTCATCTTCGTAGTGGACAGCAATGACCGAGAAAGAGTGGTCGAGGCTTCAAATGAACTCTCGAAGATG TTGGGCGAGCAGGAGTTGCAAGATACCGTGTTGTTGGTGTTTGCCAACAAACAGGACCTCCCCAACGCCCTTCCAGTCGCAGAGCTCACAGAACGTTTGTCTCTCAACGGGCTGAGGAATAAAAAG TGGCACATTCAGGCGGCCTGCGCCACCCAGGGCAGCGGCTTGTACGAAGGTCTCGACTGGCTTTCTGCGGAGCTGACCAAGTAG
- the LOC144053442 gene encoding protein tyrosine phosphatase domain-containing protein 1 isoform X1: MQTHVPVPRPAYSQARENLVKAIPPKLLCLLACGGVDCRYEGPECWKANQQVIRGIFSSWVTDDIIAMARPSKSLIDKYNIIEQFQRLNIRSIINMQMPGEHAYCGPPLDPKSGFTYSPQTFMENDIYFYNFGMPDFCASSLVNIIDGVKVLAFAVGEGRVAVHCHAGLGRTGVLIACYLIYTLRISPSEAVHYVRIKRPRSIQTRAQISQVFDFARLLNTQLVQYPDLNLRHGSPVTLQHYLNRQALLLHGQEGRTLRYIPKVVYLLCVRLSCLSMGLSAAPEVNAELEKRSALRILTRVVRETLVSKQFLPLLREHHNLARVSSSSVSSWDEQLGFLERKRKDSLLDKRSYSDSDLSKMADLEMSPWCEWDAIGPKLRPRTSKTAPLSPHLITNNHSHACVMQPSNNPARKLKCTVKKAQSKYSSNLELCRSARNVRPTAVARAIAKAMADQGPPEESILQRSSLLQEELNSSECGWALLVTETDPQVLTCLLWTWLEKLKEPVLGAEDVVRLSCVGCNRKPLGVLMKSQRHTIYCLLSCVNTVTSLCPHREDAVLQRLIRALTKRSQEDMGSLASLINLMRAHLRETFPKNSYIRRACSWGATL; encoded by the exons ATGCAGACCCATGTTCCAGTTCCACGACCCGCTTACTCCCAAGCCCGGGAGAACCTGGTAAAGGCAATACCGCCCAAACTGCTTTGTCTGCTGGCCTGTGGTGGAGTGGACTGCCGTTATGAAGGACCAGAGTGCTGGAAAGCAAACCAGCAGGTTATACGTGGCATTTTTTCATCATG GGTgactgatgacatcatcgccATGGCACGACCGTCCAAAAGCTTGATTGACAAGTATAACATTATTGAGCAATTCCAACG ATTAAACATCAGATCCATCATAAACATGCAAATGCCAGGCGAGCACGCTTACTGTGGACCCCCACTAGACCCTAAAAGTGGCTTCACGTACTCGCCGCAGACCTTCATGGAGAATGACA tttacTTTTACAACTTTGGGATGCCAGACTTCTGCGCGTCTTCCCTGGTCAACATAATAGACGGGGTAAAGGTGCTGGCCTTTGCAGTGGGGGAAGGCAGGGTTGCTGTGCACTGCCATGCAGGCCTCGGCAGAACAG GCGTCCTGATAGCCTGCTACTTAATCTACACTTTGCGCATCAGTCCCAGCGAGGCCGTCCATTACGTGCGTATCAAGAGGCCGCGCTCCATCCAAACTCGAGCGCAGATCAGCCAGGTGTTCGACTTTGCTCGGCTACTCAATACGCAGCTGGTTCAGTACCCAGACCTCAACCTGCGACACGGATCCCCCGTCACCCTGCAGCATTACCTCAACCGCCAGGCGCTCTTGTTGCACGGCCAAGAGGGCCGCACGCTCAGATACATACCCAAG GTGGTGTACCTCTTGTGTGTGCGCCTCTCCTGCTTGTCGATGGGACTATCTGCAGCTCCGGAGGTAAACGCAGAACTGGAGAAGAGGTCTGCCCTGAGGATCCTGACCAGAGTGGTGAGGGAGACCCTGGTGTCCAAACAGTTCCTGCCCTTGCTGAGGGAACATCACAACCTCGCACGGGTGAGCTCGAGCTCCGTGTCCTCCTGGGATGAGCAGCTGGGATTCttggagaggaagaggaaggactCGCTTCTGGACAAGCGCAGCTACAGTGACTCTGACCTCTCCAAGATGGCG GATCTAGAGATGAGTCCCTGGTGTGAATGGGATGCGATAGGACCCAAACTGAGACCACGGACCTCCAAGACTGCCCCACTTTCACCACACCTGATCACCAATAACCACTCTCATGCATGCGTTATGCAGCCAAGCAACAACCCTGCTAGGAAGTTAAAGTGTACGGTCAAAAAGGCTCAATCCAAGTACAGTTCCAACCTTGAG TTGTGTAGGAGCGCACGCAATGTGCGCCCGACCGCAGTGGCTCGCGCAATTGCCAAGGCAATGGCGGACCAAGGTCCACCGGAAGAATCCATCCTACAGCGATCGTCTCTTCTACAG GAGGAGCTGAACAGCAGTGAATGTGGCTGGGCTCTTTTGGTGACTGAGACGGATCCTCAGGTTCTCACGTGTCTGCTGTGGACCTGGCTGGAGAAGTTAAAA GAGCCTGTTCTTGGTGCTGAGGATGTAGTAAGGTTGAGTTGTGTGGGATGTAACAGGAAGCCTCTCGGTGTGCTCATGAAG TCACAGAGGCACACCATCTATTGTCTGTTGAGCTGTGTCAACACGGTGACCAGCCTGTGTCCACACAGAGAAGATGCCGTGCTGCAGCGACTGATACGAGCACTGACAAAG cGGTCTCAAGAGGACATGGGAAGCCTTGCAAGTTTAATCAATCTCATGCGGGCCCATTTGAGGGAGACTTTTCCCAAGAACAGCTACATCCGGAGGGCCTGCAGCTGGGGTGCTACACTTTGA